A stretch of Caldanaerobius polysaccharolyticus DSM 13641 DNA encodes these proteins:
- a CDS encoding CD1247 N-terminal domain-containing protein → MSYLNERVSYLRGLAEGLGMEGTKEEKIINAIIDTLEEFADAYNELENSYSDLKDYVDSIDDDLADVENELFDDDEDYVEVECPNCHETVYVDDDIFEDDDGEIVCPNCNETIYVKDLEETQDDDYGEDSKK, encoded by the coding sequence GTGAGTTACTTGAACGAAAGGGTCTCGTACCTGCGGGGGCTGGCAGAAGGTCTCGGCATGGAAGGGACGAAGGAAGAAAAGATCATAAATGCCATTATTGATACGTTGGAAGAGTTCGCTGATGCTTACAACGAGCTGGAAAACAGTTACTCTGATTTAAAGGATTACGTGGATAGCATTGATGACGATCTGGCAGATGTAGAAAACGAGCTTTTTGATGACGATGAGGATTACGTGGAGGTAGAATGCCCCAATTGCCATGAGACTGTGTACGTAGATGACGATATCTTTGAGGACGATGATGGGGAGATCGTATGTCCCAATTGTAACGAAACTATATACGTAAAGGACTTGGAAGAAACACAAGACGACGATTATGGAGAGGATAGTAAAAAGTGA
- a CDS encoding late competence development ComFB family protein has protein sequence MLKIRNYMEDLVMGMIDDVLRDIDVCKCDKCKMDIAALALNNLKPHYVVTPIGEVYAKVNMLKQQFEADIISEIVKAAECVSKNPRHDVVGL, from the coding sequence ATGTTGAAAATCAGAAACTACATGGAAGATCTAGTGATGGGAATGATAGACGATGTTTTAAGAGATATTGACGTGTGTAAATGCGATAAATGTAAAATGGACATTGCGGCTCTGGCTTTGAACAACCTAAAACCCCATTACGTCGTCACGCCTATAGGAGAGGTATATGCTAAGGTCAATATGTTAAAACAGCAGTTTGAAGCTGATATAATTTCTGAGATAGTCAAAGCTGCTGAGTGCGTCTCTAAAAATCCTAGACATGACGTAGTTGGATTGTAA
- the proB gene encoding glutamate 5-kinase codes for MYSERYKKIVVKVGTSSLTHENGKLDIETIEKLVRQIADIRNAGIDISLVTSGAVGAGMTRLHLNQKPRSIPEKQAVAAVGQGILMHIYEKLFSEYGLSVAQILLTRDDLGVRKRCINFINTMSKLFEYGVIPIINENDTVAVEELRLRFGDNDTLSAMVASLIGADLLVILSDIEGLYDKDPHLHSDAKLIPIVESITDEMRSAAGESVSGYGTGGMRTKLRAARIATASGVETIIANSRKDFVLNSIAKGELVGTLFKASKRKLNTKGIWIAFSSVSNGKLIVDRGAEEAIVNWGKSLLACGIKEVEGDFNEGDTVSVYNEDGDEIARGIVKFSASEVRKIMGYTSDRIKEILGRKNCDEVIHRDNMVITC; via the coding sequence ATGTACAGCGAAAGATATAAAAAAATAGTGGTTAAGGTCGGCACCAGTTCGTTGACCCACGAAAACGGAAAGCTGGACATCGAGACCATTGAGAAATTGGTGAGGCAAATAGCAGACATCAGAAATGCCGGCATTGATATCTCCCTTGTCACATCGGGAGCTGTAGGAGCTGGGATGACAAGGCTTCACCTTAATCAAAAGCCCAGGTCTATCCCTGAAAAACAAGCGGTGGCAGCAGTGGGACAGGGTATACTTATGCACATATACGAAAAGCTATTTAGTGAGTATGGCTTGAGCGTTGCACAGATATTGCTGACCCGCGACGATCTGGGGGTGAGAAAAAGGTGCATAAACTTTATAAATACCATGTCAAAGCTTTTTGAGTACGGGGTTATACCCATAATCAATGAAAACGATACAGTGGCAGTTGAAGAATTGAGGCTGCGATTTGGCGACAACGACACCTTGTCGGCCATGGTAGCAAGCCTTATAGGGGCTGATTTGCTGGTCATTTTGTCGGATATAGAGGGGCTTTACGATAAAGACCCTCATCTGCACAGTGACGCTAAACTCATACCGATAGTTGAAAGTATAACCGATGAGATGCGCTCGGCAGCTGGCGAAAGCGTAAGCGGTTATGGTACCGGTGGTATGCGAACTAAATTGAGAGCTGCTCGTATAGCTACTGCCTCTGGAGTGGAGACGATAATAGCCAATAGCCGTAAGGACTTTGTTTTAAACAGCATTGCCAAAGGAGAACTGGTAGGTACGCTTTTTAAGGCTTCCAAGCGCAAACTGAATACCAAAGGTATATGGATTGCTTTTAGTTCTGTTAGCAACGGAAAGTTAATTGTGGACAGAGGTGCAGAGGAAGCTATAGTAAATTGGGGGAAAAGCCTTCTGGCGTGTGGCATAAAAGAAGTAGAAGGGGATTTTAATGAGGGAGATACGGTATCGGTATACAATGAGGATGGAGATGAAATAGCTAGAGGTATAGTGAAATTTTCGGCATCTGAGGTAAGAAAGATCATGGGGTACACTTCGGATAGAATAAAAGAGATTTTAGGCAGAAAGAACTGCGACGAAGTGATACACAGGGATAATATGGTAATAACCTGTTGA
- a CDS encoding pilus assembly FimT family protein: protein MSKKGFTLIELICTLAIFAVVVSTSLPYAVKIGDVRFRIAQRMLVSDIRYCQQLSDYTNTNHRIIFSSRSYSISRGVYVIKTVSLPYGVKLSVISGSNTIEFDGNGTPKGVYGAGCTLKLLYKDRIAVLTIRPVTGRVMVK, encoded by the coding sequence TTGTCAAAAAAAGGATTTACATTGATTGAGCTGATATGTACTTTGGCGATTTTTGCCGTAGTGGTGTCGACCTCTCTCCCTTACGCAGTAAAAATAGGTGATGTCAGGTTTAGAATAGCTCAGCGTATGCTTGTAAGCGATATCAGGTATTGTCAACAATTGTCTGATTATACCAATACGAATCACAGAATTATTTTTTCAAGCAGGAGCTATAGCATAAGTAGAGGAGTTTACGTAATTAAAACTGTATCCCTGCCTTATGGTGTGAAACTAAGTGTGATATCAGGCTCTAACACAATAGAATTTGACGGCAACGGTACACCCAAAGGGGTTTACGGAGCCGGCTGCACTTTGAAGCTTTTGTATAAAGACAGGATAGCTGTTTTAACCATAAGGCCTGTGACGGGAAGGGTGATGGTAAAATAA
- a CDS encoding M24 family metallopeptidase, protein MKTERIKKLREKIKKEGLEAALILKPVNIRYLTGFTGDAGFVILNGSQAVLYTDFRYIEQAQKEVIHGIKIEEHGYPLDDFMAEQVANLGSSKVGIEEKYMSVNLYHKLKERFKGDFRGIDDYISDMRAKKDEGELASIKKAQEIADRAFEHICGLIKPGVKERDIAAELEYFIKKNGASGMSFSTIVVSGANGSLPHGQPTDKEIKRGEFVTLDFGCVVEGYCSDMTRTVAVGDVDSEMKKVYETVLAAQTAAIDRIKPNMALRDADAIARDVIKEAGYGTYFGHSLGHGVGLEIHEEPSMGPRSEGLLLPGMVVTVEPGVYIPGRFGVRIEDMVFIEKKGITDITKSDKKLTIL, encoded by the coding sequence ATGAAAACGGAAAGAATTAAAAAATTGCGTGAAAAAATAAAAAAGGAAGGTTTGGAAGCAGCTTTAATTTTAAAGCCTGTAAATATAAGGTATTTAACGGGCTTTACAGGGGATGCGGGCTTTGTAATTTTAAATGGATCCCAGGCGGTCCTCTATACTGATTTCAGGTACATCGAGCAGGCACAGAAAGAAGTCATCCATGGAATTAAAATTGAGGAACACGGTTATCCATTGGATGACTTTATGGCGGAGCAAGTCGCAAATCTGGGATCATCAAAAGTGGGCATAGAGGAAAAATATATGTCGGTAAATCTGTACCACAAATTAAAGGAGAGATTTAAAGGAGATTTTAGGGGTATAGATGACTATATAAGCGACATGAGGGCTAAGAAAGATGAAGGCGAATTGGCGTCGATAAAAAAAGCTCAGGAGATAGCAGATAGAGCCTTTGAGCATATATGCGGCTTGATAAAGCCAGGAGTCAAAGAGAGGGATATTGCCGCAGAGCTGGAGTACTTCATAAAGAAAAACGGCGCTTCAGGTATGTCCTTTTCCACAATAGTGGTAAGCGGTGCAAATGGCTCGTTACCCCACGGTCAGCCTACGGATAAAGAAATAAAAAGAGGGGAGTTTGTTACACTGGATTTTGGATGCGTTGTTGAGGGCTATTGTTCTGATATGACAAGGACAGTAGCTGTTGGAGATGTGGACAGTGAGATGAAAAAGGTGTACGAGACGGTACTCGCTGCCCAGACAGCTGCTATTGACAGGATTAAGCCAAATATGGCTTTAAGGGATGCTGATGCGATAGCCAGGGACGTAATTAAGGAAGCGGGTTATGGCACTTACTTTGGCCACAGCCTGGGACATGGCGTGGGTTTGGAAATTCACGAAGAGCCAAGCATGGGGCCACGATCCGAAGGTTTGTTGTTGCCTGGCATGGTAGTGACCGTAGAACCTGGCGTATACATACCCGGTAGGTTTGGAGTAAGAATAGAGGATATGGTGTTTATAGAGAAAAAAGGGATAACAGATATAACTAAATCAGATAAAAAACTTACGATATTATAA
- a CDS encoding shikimate kinase gives MNAILIGFMGCGKTTTGRILSSMLKWRFIDTDDLVVRKTGMSIPEIFEKFGEGHFRRIESQVIRDISKVDRCVISLGGGAVLNEDNIGCLKKNGAVFYLMGSPETIMAHIGNSKERPLLNTSNPYETVKELLSKRHHLYEKNCDFCISIDGKDSKIVAEEIRRTLVKVERRK, from the coding sequence TTGAACGCGATTTTAATTGGTTTTATGGGATGTGGCAAGACCACGACAGGTCGTATTCTCTCTTCCATGTTGAAATGGCGGTTTATCGATACTGATGACCTTGTGGTTAGAAAGACGGGGATGAGCATCCCTGAAATATTTGAGAAATTTGGTGAAGGCCATTTTAGGCGTATAGAAAGCCAGGTTATTCGGGATATTTCCAAAGTTGACAGGTGTGTCATATCGCTGGGCGGTGGAGCTGTTCTGAACGAGGACAACATTGGCTGCCTGAAAAAAAACGGCGCGGTGTTCTACCTTATGGGATCTCCTGAAACTATTATGGCTCATATCGGAAACAGCAAAGAAAGACCGCTGCTCAATACCAGCAATCCTTATGAGACCGTCAAAGAGCTGCTGAGCAAAAGGCATCATTTGTATGAAAAGAACTGCGATTTTTGTATATCAATAGATGGCAAGGATTCAAAGATTGTGGCAGAGGAGATCAGAAGAACCCTTGTCAAAGTGGAAAGGAGAAAATGA
- a CDS encoding prepilin-type N-terminal cleavage/methylation domain-containing protein: MNRGFTLIELVLSLALLSMALMLVFYIFSFSYYNYVRFNEEIEAQQNLRYAMHRIISEIKRVNDADKVLVKDGGKKIVLLKYDNNTPEVDIYYVPHEKVINMHSRANGVELAHGVEDFHVNLDGDKLVMYIKVRNKVLSSTIKLMYNNGD; the protein is encoded by the coding sequence GTGAATAGAGGTTTTACTCTTATAGAACTGGTATTATCTCTTGCCTTGCTTTCGATGGCTTTAATGCTGGTATTTTACATTTTCTCTTTTTCTTATTATAATTACGTGCGGTTTAATGAGGAGATAGAGGCTCAACAAAATTTGCGGTATGCTATGCACAGGATAATAAGCGAGATCAAAAGGGTTAACGATGCAGACAAGGTATTGGTGAAAGACGGAGGGAAAAAAATCGTCTTGCTGAAATATGATAATAATACACCTGAGGTGGATATTTATTATGTACCTCATGAAAAGGTTATTAATATGCATTCTAGAGCTAATGGAGTTGAATTAGCTCATGGCGTAGAGGATTTTCATGTTAATTTGGATGGAGATAAACTTGTGATGTACATTAAGGTCAGAAATAAAGTGTTGTCATCCACAATAAAATTAATGTATAATAATGGTGATTGA
- the pilO gene encoding type 4a pilus biogenesis protein PilO yields MKLTDREKRLIAALIVVAALALYYQYIVYPKWSRISQLKAVYASAEQEYGASAKGLNPSNIMTSVKKYEDQLAAYNEYIPEYLNAEDFAVQMYKWARSSGVDIKSIQFDQQRESGQQRENKAGGYKEYPIVVDATGSYQALINFMTLVQNSKRLATIKDVSLSRSENSINAILDISIYYIKDSFAAGKLKMYNGKGDPFKPLLGPAQKGSSKAVGGQTATGQVDESVTGQLKDTINQLIDSIGKKQNGGR; encoded by the coding sequence ATGAAACTGACGGATAGAGAAAAGAGGCTAATTGCAGCTTTGATCGTTGTGGCCGCTTTGGCTTTATACTATCAGTATATCGTCTATCCTAAATGGTCCAGGATAAGCCAGTTAAAAGCCGTTTACGCATCTGCTGAACAAGAGTACGGCGCTAGTGCAAAGGGTTTAAATCCATCCAATATCATGACTTCTGTAAAGAAGTACGAGGACCAGTTGGCGGCGTACAATGAATATATACCTGAATACCTAAACGCAGAAGATTTTGCGGTGCAGATGTATAAATGGGCCAGGAGCTCTGGGGTTGACATCAAGTCCATACAATTTGACCAGCAGCGGGAATCAGGTCAGCAACGGGAAAATAAAGCCGGCGGATATAAAGAGTATCCTATAGTAGTAGACGCCACTGGCAGTTATCAGGCCCTTATAAATTTTATGACATTGGTACAGAACTCAAAAAGGCTCGCTACAATAAAGGACGTATCTTTGTCCAGGTCAGAAAATAGTATTAATGCCATTCTGGATATTAGCATATATTATATAAAAGATTCTTTTGCAGCTGGTAAGTTGAAAATGTATAATGGAAAGGGCGATCCCTTTAAACCTTTGCTCGGACCTGCCCAGAAGGGATCTTCGAAAGCGGTGGGCGGCCAAACCGCAACAGGGCAGGTAGATGAGAGCGTGACGGGGCAATTAAAGGACACTATAAATCAGCTCATAGATAGTATTGGCAAAAAACAAAATGGGGGGAGGTAA
- a CDS encoding glutamate-5-semialdehyde dehydrogenase, whose translation MAVFEELREKCAMAKEASRKMGALPSDKKNEVLLKMAQSLIDNMDSILEANGRDVERAKQKRLSSALIDRLTLNSKRVQDMADGLKELINLSDPVGEIDGMWKRPNGLTIGRIRVPLGVVGIIYEARPNVTVDAAGLCIKAGNCVVLRGGSEAIESNKVIVDIISKAAYSAGAPQGCVQLIENTEREVVNQFMKMNEYLDVLIPRGGAGLIKTVVQNATVPVIETGVGNCHTYVDDEADLKMAEEIAFNAKVQRPGVCNAMETLLVNEKIAKEFLPPMVERFKRAGVEIRGCEKTRAICPDVVSATEEDWATEYLDLILAVKVVRDIDEAIEHIYKYGTKHSEAIVTQNYSKAKKFLEQVDAAAVYVNASTRFTDGNQFGFGAEIGISTQKLHARGPMGLKELTTYKYIVLGTGQIRR comes from the coding sequence ATGGCTGTGTTTGAAGAATTGCGAGAAAAATGCGCCATGGCAAAAGAAGCATCTAGAAAGATGGGGGCTTTGCCTTCGGATAAAAAAAATGAAGTGCTTTTGAAGATGGCACAATCATTGATAGACAACATGGATTCTATATTGGAAGCCAATGGCCGCGATGTAGAGAGAGCCAAGCAAAAAAGGCTTTCCAGCGCGCTTATAGACAGGTTAACTTTGAATAGTAAAAGGGTACAGGACATGGCAGATGGTTTAAAGGAATTAATTAATTTAAGCGACCCCGTAGGGGAGATAGACGGCATGTGGAAGAGGCCCAATGGGTTGACAATAGGTAGGATAAGGGTTCCTTTAGGTGTAGTGGGTATAATTTACGAGGCCCGTCCCAATGTCACGGTAGATGCTGCCGGCCTGTGCATTAAAGCGGGCAATTGTGTGGTTTTAAGAGGTGGTTCTGAGGCCATTGAATCCAACAAGGTAATTGTGGACATAATCTCTAAAGCGGCGTACAGTGCCGGCGCTCCTCAAGGGTGTGTACAGCTCATAGAGAATACTGAGAGAGAAGTTGTCAATCAATTTATGAAGATGAATGAATATCTGGACGTGCTCATACCCAGAGGAGGAGCGGGGTTGATAAAGACCGTTGTGCAAAACGCCACGGTACCTGTAATTGAAACTGGCGTGGGCAATTGCCATACGTATGTGGACGATGAAGCGGATTTAAAGATGGCAGAAGAGATAGCATTTAATGCAAAAGTTCAGCGGCCTGGTGTGTGCAATGCCATGGAGACATTGCTGGTCAATGAAAAGATCGCCAAGGAATTCTTGCCGCCTATGGTGGAACGGTTTAAAAGGGCAGGCGTAGAAATTCGCGGTTGTGAAAAAACAAGGGCGATTTGTCCCGATGTGGTATCAGCTACAGAGGAAGATTGGGCTACAGAATACCTGGACCTCATACTGGCGGTTAAGGTCGTAAGGGATATTGATGAAGCCATAGAGCACATATATAAATATGGGACCAAGCATTCTGAGGCGATAGTGACACAGAATTATAGTAAAGCGAAAAAGTTTTTAGAGCAGGTGGACGCGGCGGCGGTTTACGTCAATGCTTCCACGAGGTTTACAGACGGTAATCAGTTTGGCTTTGGCGCTGAAATAGGTATAAGCACGCAAAAACTTCACGCAAGAGGGCCTATGGGCTTAAAAGAACTGACCACTTACAAGTACATTGTACTGGGTACAGGTCAAATAAGAAGGTGA
- a CDS encoding pilus assembly PilX N-terminal domain-containing protein, whose protein sequence is MERGWVTIAAILVMAVALLYVTALSAMSSQEYTMALYSAQEMIATYAAESGMEVMRSAMNQAVDLLNSMVQAIKSEREVQGRVLTKPEVYSIVLGYMSNWCEEIPRDWIYIYSYSGKYKVERLEYYDYNPDVGLPHILFLQVKGMYNKSNSVYNGIIQLNVEDGSLAVRAKIFRWGKVY, encoded by the coding sequence GTGGAACGGGGATGGGTTACAATTGCAGCGATTTTAGTTATGGCGGTAGCATTGCTTTATGTTACCGCGTTAAGTGCTATGTCTTCTCAGGAGTATACCATGGCGCTTTACAGCGCCCAAGAAATGATTGCCACATACGCTGCGGAATCAGGTATGGAAGTTATGAGGTCCGCTATGAACCAGGCTGTAGATTTATTAAACAGCATGGTACAGGCAATAAAGAGCGAGCGGGAAGTTCAAGGCCGCGTATTGACGAAACCGGAAGTTTATAGCATTGTCCTTGGCTATATGAGTAATTGGTGTGAGGAAATACCCCGGGATTGGATTTATATATACAGTTATTCAGGTAAATACAAAGTGGAGAGATTGGAGTACTATGATTATAATCCTGATGTGGGTTTACCTCACATTCTGTTTTTACAGGTAAAAGGGATGTACAATAAGAGCAACTCCGTTTATAACGGCATTATCCAGCTAAATGTAGAGGATGGTTCTCTTGCGGTCAGGGCTAAAATCTTTAGGTGGGGCAAGGTGTATTGA
- the efp gene encoding elongation factor P produces MISAGDFKKGVTIELDGQIYTVVDFQHVKPGKGAAFVRTRIKNVVTGAVIERTFNPTEKVEEAHIERKDMQYLYNDGTFYYFMDTETYEQLPLSRDVVEDAMKFLKENMIATVKSYKGKVFSVEPPTFVELEVVETEPGFKGDTATGGSKPAKVETGAVIQVPLFVDVGDVIKIDTRTGEYIERV; encoded by the coding sequence ATGATATCAGCAGGCGATTTTAAAAAAGGAGTTACGATAGAGTTAGACGGGCAAATTTACACGGTGGTGGATTTCCAGCACGTAAAGCCGGGTAAAGGCGCGGCGTTTGTCAGGACAAGGATAAAAAACGTTGTGACAGGTGCTGTCATAGAGAGAACCTTTAACCCTACTGAGAAGGTGGAAGAGGCCCATATAGAGAGAAAGGATATGCAGTACCTTTACAATGATGGTACTTTTTACTATTTCATGGATACCGAGACCTACGAGCAGCTTCCTTTGAGCAGAGACGTGGTGGAGGACGCTATGAAATTTTTAAAAGAGAATATGATAGCCACGGTTAAATCCTATAAGGGTAAGGTTTTTTCAGTAGAACCTCCTACTTTTGTAGAGCTGGAAGTTGTGGAAACAGAACCGGGTTTCAAAGGGGATACAGCTACAGGTGGCTCTAAGCCGGCTAAAGTGGAAACAGGTGCAGTTATACAGGTTCCTCTGTTTGTGGATGTAGGCGATGTGATAAAGATCGACACCAGGACAGGAGAGTACATCGAACGGGTATAG
- the aroQ gene encoding type II 3-dehydroquinate dehydratase, protein MRRVQVIHGPNLNFTGIREKSVYGSEGLEDINQKITAYGEKLGIAVDIAQSNSEGNIVDIIQSCYNRMDGIIINAGAYTHYSYAIRDAIKSVDIPCIEVHMSNVYSREEFRHKSVLSPVCVGQIAGFGAYSYILALQYFGLKWSDENGKN, encoded by the coding sequence ATGAGGCGAGTACAGGTTATACACGGTCCTAATCTGAACTTTACGGGTATAAGGGAAAAAAGCGTCTACGGCAGTGAGGGCCTTGAGGACATTAATCAGAAAATTACAGCTTATGGGGAAAAATTAGGTATTGCCGTTGACATCGCCCAATCCAACAGTGAAGGTAATATCGTGGATATAATTCAAAGCTGTTACAACAGGATGGACGGCATCATAATCAATGCAGGGGCTTATACCCATTACAGCTACGCTATAAGAGATGCTATAAAGTCTGTGGATATTCCATGTATTGAGGTTCACATGTCCAACGTATACTCCAGGGAGGAATTCAGGCACAAATCGGTTTTGTCTCCTGTATGCGTGGGGCAAATAGCGGGGTTTGGAGCGTACAGCTACATACTGGCGCTGCAGTATTTTGGATTGAAATGGAGTGATGAAAACGGAAAGAATTAA
- a CDS encoding PilN domain-containing protein, translating into MIPIKDINLLPEEVYIADARRKKNIARLLLVILFFVVITGVYVQMAKMESVYESKIRSLYASAKERSDMVKGISRIKELQDSITVLKGSVDRIRKSRFDWPGLLNDIAISTPANLSIVNLAADARGMKIAGEAKSEDDIALFIKNLKSLDYIYDIKPALIQEESSGLLSFVINIQFKVK; encoded by the coding sequence GTGATTCCCATAAAGGACATTAACCTGCTTCCGGAAGAAGTTTACATCGCGGATGCTCGCAGGAAAAAGAACATCGCAAGGTTATTGCTTGTGATCTTATTTTTTGTGGTTATTACGGGTGTATACGTGCAAATGGCCAAGATGGAATCGGTGTACGAGAGCAAGATTCGATCATTATATGCCAGCGCAAAAGAGAGAAGCGATATGGTAAAAGGCATCTCGAGGATTAAAGAATTACAGGACAGCATTACTGTATTGAAGGGTTCAGTAGATAGGATAAGAAAATCTAGATTTGACTGGCCTGGCTTGCTAAACGATATTGCCATATCTACTCCCGCGAACCTTTCTATTGTAAACCTGGCTGCAGATGCCAGAGGGATGAAAATAGCCGGAGAAGCCAAGTCTGAAGATGATATAGCGCTTTTTATAAAAAATCTTAAATCCCTGGATTATATTTACGATATAAAACCCGCGCTTATACAGGAAGAGAGCAGCGGGCTGTTGTCCTTTGTCATAAATATACAGTTTAAGGTGAAGTAG
- the pilM gene encoding pilus assembly protein PilM gives MAFLSSNIGIDIGSKFTKIVILKKDRYTYHTLPTPDNCINDGRIIDGDRLSSAFKDFFKKNKIMGQLCFSLSCADIIIREIYMPRIDEVELKSAVKFEASKYIPVLFSDYVVDYKVLGEGDKGLRVLLVACPRAVVEGYVDLSSRIGMKVKAIDIFPNAVIKALNYFKLPIDGPTAFIDMGSSRTKVLIADNGSYGFYRELPFGCENVALLLANKYNMDLKTAEDKIQDGSFNTDHIVGFFDGVIREIDGIFNYYSIHWRNDVSSIYISGGLSNLKGLEGLLGNYFDVKTEVLEGDMKYMLAALGAALRGDSHKGH, from the coding sequence ATGGCGTTTTTGTCATCTAATATCGGCATAGATATCGGTTCTAAATTCACCAAGATAGTGATATTAAAAAAGGACAGGTATACTTATCACACGCTACCTACGCCAGACAACTGTATAAACGATGGGCGTATAATTGACGGGGACAGGTTATCTTCTGCTTTTAAAGATTTCTTCAAAAAAAATAAAATTATGGGTCAGCTGTGTTTTTCGCTGTCCTGTGCTGATATCATTATAAGGGAAATATATATGCCTAGGATAGATGAAGTGGAATTAAAAAGCGCTGTAAAGTTCGAGGCCAGCAAGTATATACCTGTGTTATTCTCAGATTATGTGGTGGACTACAAGGTATTGGGAGAAGGAGATAAGGGATTGAGGGTTCTTTTAGTGGCTTGCCCACGGGCTGTGGTGGAAGGCTATGTAGATCTCTCTTCGCGCATTGGCATGAAGGTTAAAGCTATTGACATTTTCCCCAATGCTGTTATAAAAGCCTTAAATTATTTTAAACTCCCTATAGACGGGCCTACGGCGTTTATAGATATGGGCAGTAGCCGCACTAAGGTGTTAATTGCCGACAATGGATCCTATGGTTTTTACAGGGAATTGCCTTTTGGCTGCGAAAACGTGGCGTTGTTATTGGCTAACAAGTACAACATGGATTTAAAGACCGCTGAGGATAAAATCCAGGACGGTAGTTTTAATACAGACCATATTGTAGGCTTTTTTGACGGCGTCATAAGGGAAATTGACGGGATTTTCAATTATTATTCCATTCACTGGAGGAACGATGTCTCCAGTATATACATAAGTGGTGGCCTGTCAAACCTGAAAGGACTGGAAGGGTTACTTGGAAATTATTTTGACGTAAAGACAGAAGTGCTAGAAGGCGATATGAAGTATATGCTGGCTGCATTAGGTGCGGCTTTGAGAGGTGATTCCCATAAAGGACATTAA
- a CDS encoding TIM barrel protein, with the protein MTIKFGPSGNSDIFYQQGHKSSLEMPAWLRDMGLDAYEYSFGRGIRIKEATARALGENARVQQITISVHAPYYINLATPDQDKRRNSINYIINSVIAADWMGANRVVVHPGVPGKKDRREAIEMAKKVLAEALEEIDKLGLGHISLCPETMGKKNQLGTVDEIIELCSLDKRLIPTIDFGHIHARGEGAIKGKEDYARILDALESSLKDERASSFHVHFSRIEFTSGGESRHWNLKDVQYGPEFEPLAELLVERKLQPTVICESKGMMAEDALQLKRIYLNKLSQRG; encoded by the coding sequence ATGACTATAAAATTTGGGCCATCGGGAAATTCCGATATTTTTTACCAGCAAGGACATAAATCCTCTCTGGAAATGCCTGCATGGTTGCGGGATATGGGGCTTGACGCCTATGAATACTCTTTTGGGAGGGGAATAAGGATAAAAGAAGCCACGGCGAGGGCATTAGGTGAAAACGCTAGGGTTCAGCAAATAACCATTTCAGTTCATGCGCCTTATTACATCAATCTAGCTACACCCGATCAGGACAAAAGGCGAAATTCCATAAATTATATAATCAACAGCGTTATTGCGGCCGATTGGATGGGTGCTAACCGCGTGGTGGTCCACCCAGGGGTGCCGGGTAAGAAGGACAGAAGAGAGGCGATTGAAATGGCCAAAAAAGTCCTGGCGGAAGCCTTAGAGGAAATTGATAAGCTTGGGCTTGGCCATATATCGCTGTGCCCTGAGACCATGGGTAAAAAAAATCAGCTGGGGACCGTGGATGAAATTATAGAGTTGTGTTCTTTAGATAAAAGACTTATTCCTACGATAGATTTTGGGCACATACATGCCAGAGGGGAAGGTGCGATTAAAGGCAAGGAGGATTACGCCAGGATATTGGATGCGTTGGAATCCTCTTTAAAGGATGAAAGGGCATCGTCTTTCCACGTGCATTTTAGCAGGATTGAATTTACCAGTGGAGGGGAAAGCAGGCACTGGAATCTCAAAGATGTCCAGTACGGACCTGAGTTTGAACCGCTAGCAGAACTGCTGGTGGAGCGCAAGCTGCAACCTACTGTCATATGTGAATCTAAAGGTATGATGGCAGAGGACGCCTTGCAGCTTAAAAGAATTTATTTAAACAAATTGAGTCAGAGGGGTTAA